The following is a genomic window from Miscanthus floridulus cultivar M001 chromosome 14, ASM1932011v1, whole genome shotgun sequence.
tattttggtcatttgttcatccgacatagtggtagtaacattgttcacaaatcttatatatctctcttctactttcatgaaactagtatgagagagatgtagattttatgaacaacgttattgtcgctttgtcaaatgaagaaattaccaaaataaattttgtagatcttgagaagttatacaactttgtagttgaaaagtttttcatttgaattcatttagggcctcaaaaaatgctttgaaaaaatgatttgccgagagcaaaaaaaaaaaatgcacacggcaaaatgcctctttgccgagtgccaaaacaaaggcactcggcaaggacgcattttgccgagtgccaaaaaatggcactcggcaaaatacatctttgccgagtgccagaaaaaggcactcggcaaagacgctttTGCTgagtgccgaaaaatggcactcgacaaaatacatctttgccgagtgccgaaaaaaaaatacccggcaaagccatctttgccgattgtttttttttttttttttgccgagtgcccgataaaatacactcgactcggcaaagccttcggcactcggcaaagtgccggtttccggtagcGCACTGCACCTGCGATGGGGTAATCTTCGTCACAGCCCGTGCAGACGCCACCCTCGACAAGCTGTAAAACCCTGTCCCATCTGATGAGCTACGGCGGATGCTTGTCCCGTTGGCCGAAGCCAGCAACCACGCCGGCGTCTTGGCCATGTCGTTCCAGGTGACGCCTCTAGCCGCTACGTGCAACGGCGCAAACGTTCCCTTTCGGTGTCAGCGTAGCTCGCAACGCTGATGTCCTAGTTGTCGACCACGCAGGTGACGTTCTTCAAGCGTGGTGGGGTGTGCCTCGGCACAGCAATCCACTACACGGTGTGTGACGGCCGCGCGGCTGACGACTTCATGAAGATGTGGGCTGCCATTGCAAAGGGTGACAGCGAGGCGACCACATCGTTGCAGCCATGCCTCGACCGCACGCTGCTCCGCGTCACCGCCGGCAGTGCGCTTCCAGCACTCCGAATACCCCCGGCGTGGCAGCATACCGTCGACGACGACGAAGGCGGCATTCAACACTGCCGTCTTGCCCATTTCCAAGAACCAAGTCGAGGCGCTCAAAGGCGCTGCCGGCGCCAGCGCCAGCAAGAAGGTCTCCACTTGCAGCGCTGTGATGGCGCATGTGTGGCAGTGCTCATGCAAGGCAAAAGGCATAATTGGAACGGCAGACTCACGGATTTATGGGGTGGCTTGCCTGCGCTCGCGCATGTGTCCCCCGCTCCCCAGGTGTCTACTTCGGCAACGCCATCGCCCTTACATCGACGACGCTGCAGTTGCTCGGATGAGCGACGAGCACATATGGTCGCTGGTAGACTACTTGGAGCTCGCCATGAACGACGCACCGGGACTGCACCTGGGGCAGTGGGCCGTCCCAGACACTGACTTGCTTGTCGTGAGCTGGATTGGGTTGCCCCCGATCGACGTGGACTTCGGCTGGGGCCGGGCATCATTCGTCGGCCGGGCCATCCTCAACCAGAGCAGCTTCCTGTACCTTGTGCCTAGCCCAGACGGCGATGGCCAACTCAATGTCACCGTTTCTATGGAACCACATGCACTGTCCAGGTTCAAGGCGCTGTTCTACAAGGGCCTCAAGCATTACTCCCTGGTGTCACAAAAACATGTTGCTCAAGATGCGCGTGTGCTCAAACACGCAAAACTTTAACAAGAAGAAAATGTATCGACCTCTTTTCGAAGGTACTTTCACAATATTGTGCTGTATTGGATATGTACTAGATATATATGTAACGTTTTCAAGAAACAGTATTCAAATGTACTACTTCTACAATAAATTATGTTTCATAGATATAGTAATTCCTAATGCTACATTGTAGGGAATAGCAAATATGCGTGTGCGTTGTAATGGGAGAAAAATAAGCTATCGAATATTTACTGAAAACGAGAACAAAAATGCTAGATATTTATTTATGTTTTATCCTTCTATCTATacttaataataaagaggcaaaatttctcttCACCTATTTTTTGTTCGGCCATCCCTTAACTAACTTTATAAACGTGGAAACCCGCCTATAGCCTTTCTCTTTATATAAATAGGAATcctaatccaattagatctctcTGATTTCGGGTGATAAAGATGCAAAATTTCTCTTCACCTATATTTTGTTCCGGCCATCCCTTAACAAACTTTGTGAAAGTGGAAAACCTCCTATAGCCTTTCTCTTTATATAATTAGGAATCCTGATCCAATTAAATGTCTCCGATTTTGGGTGAATAGGAATCttaatcaaaataaaaaaaatataataatatggacaactaaaaatcttaatccaattagatctcttCAACTCCGAGTAACCGgaataggaatcttaatccaaatGCAAAAATATAAGATAGTCTGCGGTACCTTTTttaagaggcaaaatttctctccacctatGTTTTTGTCCAGCCATCCCTTAACTAATTTTGAGAATGTGGAAAGCGCCTATAGCCTTTGTCTTTATATAACTAGGAATCCTAATCAATTAGATCTCTCCGATTTTCAAGagataaagaggcaaaatttctctccacctatTTTTTGGTCCGGCCATCCCTTAACTAACTTTGTGAATGTGGAAAACCACCTATAGCTTTTCTCTTTATATAACTAGGAATCCTGATCCAATTAGATCTCTCCGATTTTTGGTGAATAGCAATCTTAATCTatataggaaaaatataataatatggacaactagaaatcttaatccaattagatctctccaACTCCGGGTAACCGgaataggaatcttaatccaaataCAAAATATAAGATGGTCTGcggtatttttttcttttttctgttttttagCTTTCCATTGTAGCTACGGCCGGCCAGCCAAAACCAAAcggtcactctttcttttcttcctattAATATACGATCATTTCTGATAAAAAAAAGATCCTTGATTTtttatctatttttatttttatatacatacatatagatgAGCTGCTACCACGCTAGCACATATATATCCATACGTAATATTAAAACAAAACATGTTTAGATAGTTTCTCATTCTGTATATGAACTAGAGGATTGTGTGATTGTGTCTCGATACACGGAGTACATGGAGTCCAGTTCTAAATTAAATTAGAGTGTACAACGTGATCACTGATTAAAATCTTCAAGTTTCTCGTGCAAATATGTGTAAGTGTAGCGTGTGTCCAGACGGAGTATGAAAGTCCGGCCTCAGCGTCCGAGTCCAAGAGAAATTAAAATGCATGATCATTGGATAAATGTCGAAGCCATCAGTTCCCATACGAGTTATTTAAGTATGCATTCAGATATTATAAAATGAATTGGAACACAAGACTAATCTAAAGTCTCAAGTTATTCTTATAACTGCATAAGTTGTACGTCCCGTTGCAACGCATAGGCATATTTGCTAGTGAAATTTAAAAGCTACAATTATATTATGATGAGCATGACATCCATATTATAAATTAATGTTAGCAATAACATGATAATATCCTACTAACATCGAATTAAAGTGCAACGCTGGTAGATTTTTCTCCCATGAACAGCACAAAAATATTTACTTGTATATATTGTAACTTTAATCTTCATAGTTAAATATCGAGTTCCACAACTCCATTTAAGGATCCATAGAAATATGTAGTTTTAATCTTTGATTTAAGTCGATCAGGAGTTAGTTGCTAATATATCAGGTGCTAGCCTGTTCGCTGATGATTATGACGGAAACATCTCTCTATTTACCCTATGGCAGCTATTGTCGGTGATTGCACTAGTGCATGCGTATAGTCTAGATGCACATTTATTTACTCTAACTGCAGCGCGTGCAGACACACCATCAGTGCCAGACACTGTTTACACTAGTAAAAAAAAGGACTTCTATTCCCGActgccaaccccctttattcccggttacgcagccgggaataggagttcgggaataaagggttagtaaccgggaatagaagtggaccgagtcccggttggtgataccaaccgggactaaaaaggtagtcatgccagcgcctgggctggcccttttattcccggttggtattaccaaccgggactaaagtgtcttttttttttcttttcctgtttatttcaattgatgattcttttttgttttaatttggttttcgaatacgcattattcgctgcaaagtaatatacgtatacgcgcgatcaatgcacgcaagcaacacaagtaaaagtaaactaaaacataatattacatttcatcgtcacatgtaaagtttgcattaattgtacatttcatcatcacatgttctttggatcaatatgaaatttggctttcatcatcacatatttggatcatagtaaaactcgccgccgggagttaagacctgatcattcagaaatccacctattgtctcttggattgctttgagatggtgtgtgtctagggtttttccttcaaccaacgagtcttcaatttgagatatgagataaagaaaaagtatattagtatatatatatatgtatcaagaataatgataaataaattgtatctatcacgaatatatatatatatatatatatatatatatatatatatatatatgaagaatatatatatgtgtacacttaccattttttgctctagactagttcttttttagcacactctcatgaactcgcaaacatagtatctacAGAAATTGGTCCCCTGGGGCTACAGCAGAACCCACTTTACAAGAAAAAGATTCGTTATCATCcgagcatagggaaattgaactacggtaggtatatagtacttactttgtatatCACTACCttcagtggcactttgcgtttcatatggtgttcctgacagaccttttcccaacaactaccaaataacataaaaaatatttggaccattaatttgcatgGAGAGATActggaatagttttgctagtgagactgcaattacctctaaataatatctatcatctcttggaactctttttgctcttttctcatcgagtcctagatgcctagaagacctttctccagatcgagttccatcaatatccagtgttcacTGTCATGTtcattaacactcattaattagctaacaggtacagtgaacatatatatatggatacacgatcgtcgacattatgaacacttacctgaagttgtaggggaagagtatacatttcttgtcacgttgcttctctaagaacatcttgatattggcctccatttctgctttccatgttg
Proteins encoded in this region:
- the LOC136503691 gene encoding putrescine hydroxycinnamoyltransferase 1-like, whose product is MSFQVTFFKRGGVCLGTAIHYTVCDGRAADDFMKMWAAIAKGDSEATTSLQPCLDRTLLRVTAGIEALKGAAGASASKKVSTCSAVMAHVWQCSCKAKGIIGTADSRIYGVACLRSRMCPPLPRCLLRQRHRPYIDDAAVARMSDEHIWSLVDYLELAMNDAPGLHLGQWAVPDTDLLVVSWIGLPPIDVDFGWGRASFVGRAILNQSSFLYLVPSPDGDGQLNVTVSMEPHALSRFKALFYKGLKHYSLVSQKHVAQDARVLKHAKL